In the genome of Saprospira sp. CCB-QB6, one region contains:
- a CDS encoding DUF5686 and carboxypeptidase regulatory-like domain-containing protein: MNRVFFLLFFLCLFSGQLLAQLSGLITDEKGEPLPFVSVYLQKESVGTTSNIDGRYMLRLAPGEYQLVFQYVGYKKKVINLNWTADEQLELDVELEPLDLQAPEVVVDGSEDPAYGIIRQAMKKRKFYLKQVEKFSCEAYVKGAQEISELPETIMGQSTEEFRKQLDSSGSGMVYLSESVSKIYVQGNQVKEEMISSKVSGDDNGFSFNSGAAMMDMNFYQNYTELIDARLLSPIGQGALNAYKYKLLNTFFDEGKMIYQVQVIPKNPLGQLFFGDIYIVDGEWCIHSTDLKTTGKATNISILDTVAFKQLHVEVQDSVWRLFSQEIELNINLFGIEVSGGIIGVFQQYDLNPEFPKKLFNNEIFSVEAEANKKTDMYWDSIRPLPLSQKEVVEYQIKDSLQEILNDPAYIDSMDRIANRPSWTLLMSGYSYRKRNKGYSWSISSPLYSFMYNTLQGFYGNINLGYNKRFNKENTRYLNADMKLQYGFADQRLRPSGSLFFRFNKINDANLTISGGNLVKQFVEDPPMSPLINSYTSLVYRQNYIKAYDKTFIQARYSQRLFNGLRLLFEAEYAHRQALSNQADYSFLFRNKREFYSNQPLDFNQPPAEDTLAFQSNNLLLFDLRFRLRFGQKYLSYPKERIYRPSNIPEIWLIYKKALALNEEMTAFDYLGAYIQKLDLPLAGIGKFNWRTEAGAFLQTENMRFIDYQHFRGNQTFFAQSGKQWRSFQLLPYYEHSTMDYFVQTHFEHQFNGFLWNKLPGLKKLGFETVLGVHHLYTPEKGNHLEVNFGIDRIGWKLFRIIRLDAVMAIRENRTPDWGGVISFNFSL; encoded by the coding sequence ATGAACAGAGTCTTTTTTCTACTCTTCTTTCTATGCCTCTTTTCGGGTCAACTTTTGGCCCAACTCTCTGGCTTAATAACCGATGAAAAAGGAGAACCCCTTCCCTTTGTCTCCGTTTACCTACAAAAAGAATCCGTAGGTACAACATCTAATATAGACGGACGCTATATGCTTCGTCTAGCCCCTGGAGAATACCAATTGGTTTTTCAATATGTGGGCTACAAAAAAAAGGTCATCAACTTAAACTGGACTGCAGATGAGCAACTAGAACTCGATGTAGAGCTAGAACCGCTGGACCTCCAAGCCCCAGAAGTCGTCGTCGATGGCTCTGAAGATCCCGCTTATGGTATTATCCGACAAGCCATGAAAAAGCGAAAGTTTTACCTCAAACAAGTCGAAAAATTTAGCTGTGAAGCCTATGTAAAAGGCGCTCAAGAAATTAGTGAGCTGCCCGAAACCATTATGGGGCAATCTACAGAAGAGTTTAGAAAGCAGTTAGACTCCTCTGGCAGTGGCATGGTTTATCTGTCCGAATCCGTTTCTAAGATTTATGTCCAAGGCAATCAAGTGAAAGAGGAAATGATCTCTTCTAAGGTGAGCGGCGACGATAACGGCTTTAGCTTTAACTCTGGCGCAGCCATGATGGATATGAATTTCTATCAGAACTATACCGAGCTAATTGATGCCCGCCTGCTCTCTCCTATTGGCCAAGGCGCACTCAACGCCTATAAATACAAACTGCTCAATACCTTTTTTGATGAGGGCAAAATGATTTATCAGGTCCAAGTAATTCCCAAAAATCCCTTAGGCCAACTCTTCTTTGGCGATATCTATATTGTGGATGGCGAATGGTGTATCCATAGCACCGACCTTAAAACGACGGGCAAAGCCACCAATATTTCTATCCTAGATACCGTAGCCTTTAAGCAATTACATGTAGAAGTACAGGATAGTGTATGGCGCCTATTCTCTCAGGAAATAGAACTCAATATCAATCTCTTCGGAATCGAGGTTTCTGGGGGAATCATTGGCGTTTTCCAACAATATGACCTGAATCCAGAATTTCCCAAAAAGCTCTTCAATAACGAAATCTTTTCGGTAGAAGCAGAGGCCAATAAGAAAACTGATATGTACTGGGATAGTATTCGCCCCCTCCCCTTATCCCAAAAGGAGGTGGTCGAATATCAAATTAAGGATAGCTTACAAGAGATCCTCAACGACCCCGCCTATATTGACTCTATGGACCGCATCGCCAACCGCCCCAGCTGGACCCTGCTGATGTCGGGCTATAGCTACCGCAAACGCAACAAAGGCTATAGCTGGTCCATCTCGTCCCCCCTCTACAGCTTTATGTACAATACCTTACAAGGCTTTTACGGGAACATCAACCTAGGCTACAACAAACGCTTCAATAAAGAAAATACCCGCTACCTCAATGCCGATATGAAGCTGCAATACGGCTTTGCCGATCAACGCCTCCGCCCCTCTGGCAGCCTCTTTTTTCGCTTCAATAAAATCAATGATGCCAACCTGACGATTAGCGGAGGGAATCTGGTCAAACAGTTTGTTGAAGACCCTCCCATGAGCCCCCTCATCAACAGCTACACCTCTTTGGTCTACCGCCAAAATTATATTAAAGCCTACGATAAAACATTTATCCAAGCCCGCTACTCTCAACGCCTGTTTAACGGCCTTCGCCTCCTCTTTGAAGCCGAATACGCCCACCGACAAGCCCTGAGCAATCAGGCCGATTATAGCTTTCTATTCAGAAACAAAAGAGAATTTTACTCGAACCAGCCCTTAGATTTTAATCAGCCTCCAGCAGAAGATACCCTGGCCTTCCAAAGCAATAATCTTTTGCTCTTTGACCTTCGCTTCCGCCTCCGCTTTGGCCAGAAGTACCTCTCTTACCCCAAAGAACGCATCTATCGCCCCAGCAATATTCCCGAAATTTGGCTGATTTATAAAAAGGCCCTCGCCCTAAATGAAGAAATGACGGCCTTTGATTACCTAGGCGCTTATATCCAAAAACTAGATTTGCCCCTAGCCGGAATCGGAAAGTTCAACTGGCGAACAGAGGCCGGCGCCTTCCTGCAAACCGAAAATATGCGCTTTATCGATTATCAGCACTTTCGCGGTAACCAAACCTTTTTTGCCCAAAGTGGCAAGCAATGGCGCAGCTTTCAGCTCTTGCCTTACTATGAACACAGTACCATGGACTATTTTGTGCAGACCCATTTCGAACATCAATTTAATGGCTTTCTCTGGAACAAACTGCCCGGCCTCAAAAAACTAGGCTTCGAAACAGTCCTTGGCGTACACCACCTCTACACCCCCGAAAAAGGCAACCATCTCGAAGTCAATTTTGGGATCGATCGCATCGGCTGGAAGCTCTTCCGCATTATTCGATTAGACGCCGTTATGGCCATCCGAGAAAATAGAACCCCAGATTGGGGCGGCGTGATTAGCTTTAATTTCTCCCTCTAA
- a CDS encoding outer membrane beta-barrel protein: MRNLSLLALFLMAAQFGFAQKGLEFGVTFTPATSWIINDEDFAQGDDMDLQATFGYNAGAHLGINFTESMGLQVGLNLSQQGQNYINKASSSNKEDMDVYSRKLTYVRVPVLLKFNGSTEGSFTSYFRFGPHLDFLSKAVYNYDENSGSIVRMDREDIDLTQVENPFTGENYKIYNDVVFGATVEMGGAINIDENMKILVLFHLSGSLSNPEGEESYDASPYVSLTNPSAFPDDAGSASRGTAYNVMGGLTVGLTYTIGGGE; encoded by the coding sequence ATGCGTAACCTAAGTTTACTAGCTCTTTTTCTAATGGCTGCACAGTTTGGCTTTGCCCAAAAAGGCCTAGAATTTGGCGTCACTTTCACGCCTGCTACTAGCTGGATCATCAACGATGAAGATTTTGCTCAGGGCGATGACATGGACCTACAAGCAACTTTTGGCTATAATGCCGGAGCTCATTTAGGAATTAACTTTACGGAAAGTATGGGGCTTCAAGTTGGGCTAAACCTTTCTCAGCAAGGTCAGAATTACATCAACAAAGCATCTTCAAGCAATAAGGAAGATATGGATGTATATTCTCGTAAATTGACTTATGTCCGTGTTCCCGTTTTGCTAAAATTTAATGGAAGCACAGAAGGCTCTTTCACTTCTTATTTCCGTTTTGGTCCTCACCTAGATTTTCTTAGCAAGGCCGTTTACAACTATGACGAAAATAGTGGCTCTATTGTTCGTATGGATCGTGAAGACATTGATTTGACTCAGGTAGAAAACCCCTTTACTGGCGAAAACTACAAAATCTACAATGATGTAGTTTTTGGGGCTACTGTAGAAATGGGTGGAGCCATCAATATTGATGAAAACATGAAAATTTTGGTACTTTTCCACCTCTCTGGCTCATTGAGCAATCCCGAAGGCGAAGAGTCTTATGATGCTAGCCCTTATGTTTCATTGACCAACCCTTCTGCTTTTCCCGATGATGCAGGTTCTGCTTCTCGCGGTACAGCTTATAACGTAATGGGTGGCCTTACTGTAGGCTTGACTTATACAATTGGCGGTGGCGAATAA
- the dusB gene encoding tRNA dihydrouridine synthase DusB, with protein MVKIGDVALGEFPFLLAPMEDVSDPPFRALCKEQGCDMMYTEFISVEGLIRDAKKSVVKLDIYPEERPIGVQIFGAELDSMMRAAEIVEEAQPEVLDINFGCPVKKVVCKMAGAGILQDVDRMVELTEAVVKSTKLPVTVKTRLGWDHNSIKIEEVAERLQDVGIKALSIHGRTRAQMYKGEADWSHIAKVKENPRIHIPIFGNGDIDSPEKAKLYKERYGVDGIMIGRAAIGYPWIFREIKHYFETGELMAPPTIHERVDAARRHLIRAVEWKGPVLGVLETRRHYTNYFRGMPGVKEYRKKLVSLMELPDLLAVLEEIEARYADYVFS; from the coding sequence ATGGTTAAAATTGGAGATGTTGCTTTGGGTGAATTCCCTTTTTTGCTAGCCCCTATGGAGGACGTTAGCGATCCCCCTTTCCGTGCACTTTGTAAGGAACAGGGCTGCGATATGATGTACACTGAATTTATTTCAGTGGAAGGGCTGATCCGAGATGCAAAGAAAAGTGTAGTCAAATTAGATATTTACCCAGAAGAGCGCCCTATTGGAGTGCAAATTTTTGGGGCCGAATTAGATTCTATGATGCGGGCCGCCGAAATCGTAGAAGAAGCTCAACCAGAAGTTTTAGATATTAACTTTGGCTGTCCCGTGAAAAAAGTAGTTTGCAAAATGGCCGGTGCGGGCATTTTGCAAGATGTAGACCGTATGGTCGAATTGACAGAGGCGGTGGTGAAATCGACCAAACTGCCTGTGACCGTTAAAACTCGCTTGGGCTGGGACCACAACAGCATTAAAATTGAAGAAGTGGCCGAACGTCTACAAGATGTAGGGATTAAGGCCCTAAGCATTCATGGTCGTACTCGGGCCCAGATGTATAAAGGAGAGGCCGATTGGTCTCATATTGCCAAAGTGAAAGAAAATCCCCGCATTCATATCCCCATTTTTGGTAATGGCGATATTGATAGCCCCGAAAAAGCGAAATTGTATAAAGAACGCTATGGAGTAGATGGAATCATGATTGGCCGTGCAGCAATTGGCTATCCATGGATTTTTAGAGAAATTAAGCACTATTTTGAAACAGGAGAATTGATGGCCCCACCCACAATTCACGAGCGAGTAGATGCCGCTCGTCGCCACCTTATCCGTGCGGTGGAATGGAAAGGTCCCGTTCTAGGTGTTTTGGAAACGCGCCGTCATTATACCAATTATTTTCGGGGGATGCCAGGCGTGAAAGAATACCGCAAAAAGCTGGTTAGCTTAATGGAATTGCCCGATTTGCTAGCCGTTTTGGAAGAAATTGAGGCCCGCTATGCCGATTATGTCTTTAGCTAA
- the lon gene encoding endopeptidase La, with amino-acid sequence MSKKENDLNPEEEMEILPFFSIDEREERLMQEEEYSYDLPVLALKNTVLFPGVVIPVTVGRERSIAAVQDAYANGKHILVFAQKDMEVDEPKLKDLHALGVVAKILRLIKMPDDSFTAILQGRRRTGRQTKALQTEPFLRAEPILLVDEWPKKKEQIEFEATLQAIRDKSEALIDISPQIPSDAVQLLHKIQNSGFLVNFVATNMQVSVSAKQELLDESKMLKRAKILLEQLSIQLHITEIRAELEEKVREEMEKQQRDYILNQQMKLIQDELGENPQSQEVDRLRAKAEHKDWSEAVQEKFDRELRRLERTNPMAPDYSLTLNYLETLVDLPWNEFSEDNFDLNKAEKILDHDHYGLDKVKDRILEYLAVLELRQDMKAPIICLLGPPGVGKTSLGRSVASALNREYIRMSLGGLHDESELRGHRKTYIGAMPGRIIQSLKKAGTSNPVFILDEIDKMGRGQRGDPSSALLEILDPEQNSSFYDNYLELDYDLSKVLFIATSNSLSSIQPALLDRMEIIELSGYSIEEKLEIAKRHLIPKQRKEHGLSGNQFRIGAKALQTLVSDYTQESGVRKLERQIARLMRIAAKQIAQGDKKQVRFANAQDIEEALGIKTTIKDIYEEKLPAGVAVGLAWTQVGGEILFIEASLSPGKGKLQLTGNLGDVMKESAALALSYLKSHAEEFGIEASLFEQRDVHLHVPAGAVPKDGPSAGITMLSALASAFKGKALRSHLAMTGEISLRGRVLRVGGIKEKILAAKRAGVKELILCEDNRPHVMEVKEEYIKGLEFHYVKRMEDVLKIALR; translated from the coding sequence ATGTCAAAAAAAGAAAACGATTTGAATCCAGAGGAAGAAATGGAAATTTTGCCCTTTTTCAGTATAGATGAGCGCGAAGAGCGTTTGATGCAGGAAGAGGAATATAGTTATGACCTTCCCGTATTGGCATTGAAAAACACCGTTTTATTTCCTGGGGTAGTTATCCCCGTTACGGTGGGGCGGGAGCGCTCTATTGCGGCGGTGCAGGATGCCTATGCCAACGGCAAGCATATTTTGGTATTTGCCCAAAAAGATATGGAGGTAGATGAGCCAAAACTGAAAGATCTGCATGCTTTGGGTGTGGTGGCTAAAATTCTGCGTTTGATCAAAATGCCCGATGATAGTTTCACGGCTATTTTGCAGGGGCGTCGTCGTACGGGTCGGCAAACCAAAGCCTTACAAACAGAGCCTTTTTTGCGGGCCGAGCCAATTTTGTTGGTTGATGAGTGGCCGAAGAAGAAAGAGCAAATAGAGTTTGAGGCGACCTTACAGGCTATTCGGGATAAGAGTGAGGCTTTAATAGATATTAGTCCGCAGATTCCTTCGGATGCGGTACAATTGCTTCATAAGATTCAGAACTCTGGATTTTTGGTCAACTTTGTGGCCACCAATATGCAGGTGAGCGTTAGTGCCAAGCAAGAGTTGCTCGATGAGAGCAAAATGCTCAAGCGGGCCAAGATCCTTTTAGAGCAATTGAGTATTCAGTTGCACATCACGGAGATTCGGGCCGAGTTGGAGGAAAAAGTGCGGGAAGAGATGGAGAAGCAGCAGCGCGATTACATCCTCAACCAACAGATGAAGTTGATTCAGGATGAGCTGGGCGAAAATCCGCAGAGTCAAGAAGTAGATCGTTTGCGGGCCAAGGCCGAGCATAAGGACTGGTCGGAAGCGGTTCAGGAAAAATTTGATCGGGAATTGCGTCGTTTGGAGCGCACCAACCCTATGGCACCCGACTATTCTTTGACGCTCAACTACCTAGAGACCTTAGTCGATTTGCCTTGGAATGAGTTCAGTGAGGATAATTTTGATTTGAACAAGGCCGAAAAGATTTTGGACCATGATCATTATGGTTTGGACAAGGTCAAGGATCGGATTTTGGAATATTTGGCGGTTTTAGAATTGCGTCAAGACATGAAAGCGCCAATTATTTGCCTCTTGGGCCCTCCTGGTGTGGGAAAAACCTCTTTGGGGCGTTCTGTGGCTTCGGCCCTGAATCGGGAATACATCCGTATGTCGCTAGGCGGCCTGCATGATGAGTCAGAATTGCGGGGGCATCGCAAAACCTATATTGGGGCCATGCCTGGTCGCATCATTCAATCTTTGAAAAAAGCGGGGACCTCTAATCCTGTTTTCATTTTGGATGAGATTGATAAAATGGGTCGTGGACAGCGAGGCGATCCCTCTTCTGCCCTACTAGAAATTCTAGATCCCGAGCAAAACAGCAGCTTTTACGACAACTATTTGGAGTTAGATTATGACCTTTCTAAGGTGCTCTTTATTGCGACCTCCAACTCCTTGAGTTCTATTCAGCCGGCGCTTTTGGACCGGATGGAAATCATTGAGCTATCGGGTTATTCGATAGAAGAAAAACTGGAAATTGCCAAGCGCCACTTGATTCCCAAGCAGCGCAAAGAGCATGGGCTTTCGGGCAATCAGTTTAGAATTGGGGCCAAAGCGCTACAAACCTTAGTTTCGGATTACACCCAAGAGTCGGGAGTTCGTAAACTCGAACGCCAAATTGCTCGTTTGATGCGGATTGCGGCCAAGCAAATTGCGCAGGGCGATAAAAAGCAAGTTCGCTTTGCCAATGCTCAAGATATTGAGGAGGCATTGGGCATCAAAACCACCATTAAGGATATTTATGAAGAAAAGTTGCCTGCGGGTGTAGCTGTTGGTTTGGCTTGGACCCAAGTGGGGGGCGAAATTCTCTTTATTGAGGCCAGTCTAAGCCCAGGTAAGGGCAAGCTTCAATTGACGGGGAACCTGGGCGATGTAATGAAAGAATCTGCGGCCTTAGCCCTTTCTTATCTGAAGAGCCATGCGGAAGAGTTTGGCATTGAGGCCAGTCTTTTTGAGCAGCGAGATGTGCATTTGCACGTTCCTGCTGGAGCGGTGCCCAAAGATGGTCCTTCTGCGGGAATTACCATGCTTTCAGCCTTAGCCTCTGCCTTTAAAGGCAAAGCCCTACGCTCTCATTTGGCCATGACTGGAGAAATCTCTTTAAGAGGTCGAGTGCTTCGGGTAGGTGGCATCAAAGAGAAAATCTTGGCAGCTAAGCGGGCTGGTGTCAAAGAATTGATTCTTTGCGAGGACAATCGTCCGCATGTTATGGAAGTTAAAGAGGAATACATCAAAGGCCTAGAGTTTCACTATGTGAAGCGCATGGAAGATGTACTCAAAATAGCCTTGCGTTAA